One stretch of Amycolatopsis sp. NBC_00345 DNA includes these proteins:
- a CDS encoding dioxygenase family protein codes for MDEPTQLSRKTVLRAALAAGIAAPIALIGGPALARTTMTANGPAPELTPSCDDGDEPTPEQIEGPYFKPDSPERTSLVTPETQGTRLHVSGYVFGLACLPVDRALLDFWQADVNGAYDNVGYTFRGHQYTNAQGEFTLSTIVPGLYPGRTRHIHVKVQAPGQPILTTQLYFPNEPRNNTDPIFDARLLMTVRDNGTAKEAAFDFVLDVPQAPTSTTPPTSTPPGGTTWALGTAYPAGTRVTHGGKGYVCLQAHTAQPGWEPPNVPALWRAG; via the coding sequence ATGGACGAACCAACCCAGCTGAGCCGCAAGACCGTGCTGCGGGCCGCGCTGGCCGCCGGCATCGCGGCGCCGATCGCGCTGATCGGCGGCCCCGCGCTCGCCCGCACCACGATGACGGCGAACGGCCCGGCCCCGGAGCTGACGCCATCGTGCGACGACGGCGACGAACCGACGCCCGAGCAGATCGAAGGCCCGTACTTCAAACCGGACTCGCCGGAGCGGACGTCGCTGGTCACCCCCGAAACCCAGGGCACACGGCTGCACGTCAGCGGTTACGTCTTCGGGCTCGCGTGCCTGCCGGTCGACCGGGCGCTGCTCGACTTCTGGCAGGCCGACGTCAACGGCGCCTACGACAACGTCGGCTACACCTTCCGCGGCCACCAGTACACCAACGCGCAGGGCGAGTTCACGCTGTCGACGATCGTGCCCGGGCTCTACCCCGGCCGCACCCGGCACATCCACGTGAAGGTCCAGGCGCCCGGGCAGCCGATCCTGACGACCCAGCTGTACTTCCCGAACGAGCCGCGCAACAACACCGACCCGATTTTCGACGCCCGCCTGCTGATGACCGTGCGGGACAACGGAACCGCGAAGGAAGCCGCGTTCGACTTCGTCCTGGACGTGCCGCAGGCGCCGACCAGCACCACCCCGCCGACCTCCACCCCGCCCGGCGGGACGACGTGGGCGTTGGGCACCGCGTACCCGGCGGGCACCCGTGTCACCCACGGCGGCAAGGGTTACGTGTGCTTGCAGGCGCACACCGCCCAGCCCGGCTGGGAGCCCCCGAACGTGCCCGCGCTGTGGCGGGCGGGCTGA